From the Musa acuminata AAA Group cultivar baxijiao unplaced genomic scaffold, Cavendish_Baxijiao_AAA HiC_scaffold_1042, whole genome shotgun sequence genome, the window GCACATAAAAATCACATATTATCTTATTCCACTATCCAAACCTCAGAGAATCATCTTCACAACATCAGTGCGCACTTGGTACGATCAGAGAGCAGACATCAGTTCTTCCTCGCCCATCAGAATCTCCATGAGCATGTCATTCCAGGTATCAACTATCCCAGGCAAGCACCAGTGAAGGCAGTCGTTCTGTGGCTTCTTGCTGATGTCCGGGTGGAATCTCCTGTAGGGTCCTGGATGCCCATCTGGCCTCAGAGCAGAGAGATGGTAAGTGTCAAGCAGTCTCAGCCTCAGCCCACTCCTCACCCCTTCCTGGAACCCCTCCTCCTCCACATCCCTCATCACAACACCCACTGGGTCAGCAGTGTACTCACTCTCCTTGAAAGGCTTCGTTCTGTTGCAGATCCCCCCACTGTACCACATCCCGTGCTCGAAGTGGGAGGGAGTCCAGGACCTGAGAACCACCAGGGGCTTGTGGTCTGAGCTGCTCACGAAGTCGAACACAGATCGGAGTGCTCTCCGATAAGAGTAGTCCATGCCGAGTTCCCTCAGGTTATTCCCGGCGCAGTAGTGGCAGCCGACGACTGTGTTGTTCTCCCAGAATATGGTTTCTTTGAGGAACCACTGTCCACCAGAAAGCATCACGTAGTCGTACTTGTGGTATTGGCTCGTCCAGGTATCGTCGAGGACGTCCAGATAAAGCTGGATGTGGTATTTGGAGATGGCTTGCGTAGATTTGATCAGGAAAGGAGCCCAAATCAGCCCTACTGTGACGTTGTGAGATGGCAGGTGCCATGTTTGAGTCTGAAATGTTTCGTCATGGGAGACCAGCACAGCTTCTTCCACCTGAGAAGGGAGCAGAGAATTTGAAGTCTCGAAAGCTAAAACTAAGGAGTAGCTACAGTAGGAGTACCTCGGAGAGAAGGCAAAGCAATGACTCCATCTGGTTGCGGAAGATCGAATCACCCACAAATCCCAAGGATTTGTTTCTCATACGATTCAAGAACTTGATTGCGTCGATTCGAGGCAACTCACAGCCATGTGGCTTCCACCTCCAGTGAAGATAGCCGGTATCAGGCCGGCCGTTCGTCAAGCAGTCTTGGAAAGGAGACATGAAGCTGCAGGTTGAGTTGCTGTAAGCTGGATCTCGAAAGTCAGGGATCCACTCTCCGGAAGAAAGATCACATTGTCCTGCATGCATCACCGTTTCAAGAATTGCATTCGACGACCTCGATGGACTTGATCTAATGAAAAAGCATTGCTTCGCGAAATATGGTAGGTACCTGTCGAAGCGTTCATGGCCAGAATCTCAGCAttctcggaggaggaggaggtgtcaGCTGTAGCTGAGTACAAGAACCGTTGGTAGGACAAAGCCATGATGAGCGAAGACCCCAAGAGAATAACCAGGAACTTGCACACACCATCACGGAAGCCAATGCATGGCTCTGCTTCAGGCTCGACTTCCTTCCCCGTTGTGTTCCAAGTACAGAGGAAGAGAGCAGGGATACGTAACTGAGGTCTGGTTGGCTGGTATATATCAAAAGGAAGAgggtgttagaaaataaatagatagaagttgattgttattaacatatcctccttccttttatacaggttagaagggagaattttcctcaacaggttagaggatttccctcaacagagtagagagatttcctcaaacagttagggaaatctcacctacttatcatgcccccgcaagatggtgctccgatcaaggaggccaatcttggactgatgtaatgcaaaaagttacgagctagaggcttcgtaaatgagtcggccaattgatcagccgtatgaacatgagaaacacgaagttgacggcggacaacttgatcgcgtacaaagtggaaatcgatagcaatatgtttcatgcgagagtggaataccggattagcgcatagataggtagctccaatgttatcacaatatattgtaggggtggaatcgatgttgagttcctagagtagattcgtgatccaattgagttctgcagtagtagcggcaatggcacggtattcagcttcagttgtagaccgagcgactgtcttttgcttcttagaactccagctgattggatgagcaccaaggaagataatataccctgatgtggatgttctatcatcaaggttacctacccaatcagcatcggcaaacgcatgaagacaaagtggagagtgtttatgaaaaaagagtccatgatttagggtccctttaagatatcgtagaagtctcttgaccgcagaccagtgtagagtagatggttgatgcataaactgtgataatttgttgacagcaaatgagatgtctggacgcgtgagagccaagtattgtaaagagccaacaatttggcggtattgagtgggttctgtagcaggacttccatccgataatttgagagaaccactagtagagatgggggttgtaactgtaTTTGCATCctccatgtttgtctttaataacaaatcttgaatgtacttacgttgtgataaaaggagaccggaagatgtgaaggtagcttcgacgcccagaaagtagctaaagggtccgagatccttaagcgagaatcgagctgccaactgtttgatgaacgcttggatgctgatgggattgttgcctgtgacaataatatcatccacatataccagaatatacattgtgtttccatgataatgtcgcagaaataacgaagtgtcagatttggagttaagaaagccgacagaagtcaaaaatgagctaagttcagtgtaccaagctctcggagcctgacgaagtccataaatggctttccgaagtttgcaaacatgctgtggatactgaggatgagtaaaaccggggggttgttgcataaaaacatcttcggatagagatccctgtagaaaggcattattaacatccaattgtcgtaattgccagcctttagtggtagccagactcaagatgagccggattgtagtgggtttaacaacaggactaaacatctcagtgaaatcaaccccaggtcattgatgaaaccctttggcgaccaggtatgccttatatcgggcaacagagccatctgggttccgcttaattctaaagacccacttacacccgatgatgttttgtgaaggatggaaaggaatgagatcccatgttgaattatggatgagggcattatattcctcactcatggcagtacgccaatgtggagatttttgggcttgagtgaaggtggtgggttcaacgttgggggatgagaaattcatgatagcttgtaggttaagtacctgacgaggtttaaaaataccatgcttagagcgagtggtcataggatgattagagacgacaggattgagaggtgatgttgggtgaggatctgtggcatAAGTCGGGTCAAATGGAGACACGGCAGGGGCACTTGGgcaagaaggaggtaaagaggatggttgtgtttcggaacatattgccccatcaattggggaagagtggagtggagtaggaacgggcaagtgttgaactggagtgatatagtgcggatcaggaggggaggaagtagacgaagtcatgggaggctcgtccgattggaccgaaggtataccccagtgagatagtgaagtggtctgtatggcaggatatggaagggtttggaaaggaaagttagactcaacaaagacaacgtgacgtgatatgaagattttgtgagtgtggagattatagcagcggaaagcattatgttcaagtgagtaaccaataaagacacaaggaatagatcgggatgttaacttatgagaggcatagggacataaccaaggataacataaacaaccgaacactcggagtttacgaaggttagggggtttgtgaaatattgtgtcaaagggggaccggtattgtagaactggtgtaggcattcgattaattaggtagacagcagtttgaaaggctgctgtccaaaaagttgaaggcatggaagcctgatgtagaagtgtgagtccaatttctactatatgccgatgtttgcgttcggcagaaccaactagttgagtatgtgggggagacttgagatgttgaatgccacaagctgagagatgggatgccagggcttgatattcaccaccaccatcagagtagattgttttaatggtagactgaaaataaatttcgaccaacttctggaaaatggaaaaaatgcgagaaacgtcagatttatgggaaagatgatatatccatgtgtacttagagaagtgatctacgaaaataacataaaatcggaacttatcaaaagataagagtggaccaggaccccaaacatcagtatatataatttcaaaaggtttagaagaggaaatagaagatgagccatcaatgtaacctagcaaatcgtatccaaataaaagattagaaaattgagctcgccaagacgcatagttgccaccctttaataacttaaagggtatcagcgtggcagcattgatggagataagccctgtaaaagaacaagaagtgggagtccctactgaaacatcagaaaaagtgaacgaagacatttttttttttttttagaagaggtggagaatgagggagggggctgctgctatagattgctgcagcagattgggcaatctacaacagtgcccaaagttgtcggcagctgctgtggattgctgcttgctgcagcagattgtagaggctgcagttcactGAAAGATGCCGCGAAAACTGCAGCGATACTCAAGACTgtggttcgctgctgtggattgctgcttgctgcagcggattgtagaggctgcagttcgccggaagatggctgcgaaaactgcagcgatactcaagactgcggttcgccgggaaatggccgcgaaaatctgcagtgttactcaagaaaactgcagtgagagaaatctgcagcaatgaGATGTAGACTgtggttcgctgctgtggattgctgcttgctgcagcggattgtagaagctgcagttcgccggaagatggctgcgagaactgcaacggtactcaagactgTGGTTCGTCGGGAAATGGCCGTGAAAATCTgcagtgttactcaaggaaactgcagtgagagaaatctgcagcaattagatgtatagagaaaagcggcaGCGAAGGCTGCTGTGGTAGAGGAAGAAAGATGCAACGGTTGCGGTTGCTGCCGGCTGGGAAGCGGccgcgacagcgaaggaggaagacacgGCAGtcgtcgttaagcaaggaagactgagcgaggaagacaccatcgTTCGCCGTTTGtagctattgaggaggaggacaccgccgttaaggaggtgctgttgtgtagagggaagcggcagcgaaagctgctgcagctgctgcggtagaggaagatgcagcagttgcgactgctgctggcagggaagcgaggaagacaccgctgtttgccgttcaccgctattgaggaggcagtgagagaatgttttcctccttgcgtgacgatgacggagagtgtctgctgtaggcagcaaataggagagggagcaaggctggcgaagaaaagcaagaccggcgatgaagaaagagaagaagtggatgagcagatccaagacgatgctcgttagcactggctctgaatccctgTCTTGTGCTTCTTCTTGAGGCAGCGTGTTACCGTGGCcgctaaatagataaacaagttgtagaagaagttattaacatatcctccttccttttatacaggttagaagggagaattttcatcaacaggttagaggatttccctcaacagagtagagagatttcctcaaacagttagggaaatctatcTACTTATCAGAGGgaaggaaaaggaaaaagaaacaggGGAGAATCTACCACTGTTGTTTTGGTTGTAGATTTAACGTGAACAACTGACTATCCAAAAAAAAATCTGCATGCGCAAAGCGTGAGCAATTTGCGTTCTATTTCTTACAGTTCGCCCAGGCGAGGCTATTACTTTCATGGCTGTAATGCTTTGTTCCGAGTGCAGAGGAAGGGAAGAATGCGTTAACAAAGGATTGGTTGGTTGGCATATAAAAATCTGCATGGGCAAAGCGTGAGGGCAAAATGTCTAAGAAACGGAGCCTGCCGCTGGAGGTGGTGAGATGACTGTAAGTTACACACGCCACGGTTAAGCTGATGCAAAGGTAAGATGTTGGTGAGACGAACTTTAGCTTCATATGTAGTTAGTTCCCTTTGATTGAATGAGAAATAACTTCGGGATATTAACATTGTCGAGAGGAACTTTAGCTTCATATGTACTTGCCTTTGAGTGAAAGAAATAACTTTGGGCGATAAGCATTGTCGAGAATCTCACTTTGATCATCACCCGTTAAGATTTTCCACGATAGCAATCGAGATTTCCTAACTACATTAGGAAATATCGTTGCTCGAGGAAAATCCTCCTCCTTACTGTTGGaaagaatataagataaaaagaattattgaagaagctttattgaagaaacattgttgaagataaaaaagaattattgaagaagctttattgaagaaatattgTTGAAGAAGCtagaatgcattaacatgtctcttttctatttatatagattgggagagaggatttccctcaatagaatagaggattttcctcaacagagtagagagatttcctcgtatagttgctcccgcaagatggtgctcctgtcaaggataccaatcttcaaATAGTTTATGGCGACGGCGACAgctgcagcagaggagaaagctagcagaggaagaagccgcaatagaggaggaagctacagtagaggaggaagttgcagcgatgctacagtagaggagaaagctacaatagAGGAGATAGCTATAACAAAGGATGtagctacagtagaggaggaagctgcagtagaGGTACAACAAAGGAGAAAGCTACAGCAGAGGAGGTAGCTATAATAGAGGAGAAAGCTATGCTACAGTAAAGGAGAAAGCCGTAATAGAAGAGAGTTGCAACATAGGTGCAGCAAAGGAGGCaggtgcagtagaggaggaagctacaatagAGAAGAAGTGAAGGCGTCACGCACCATAGGAGTCCAAACCTCGCTCATCTCACCTGCTCTGAAACTATATTGAAAAGAATATAAGATAAaatgaattattgaagaagctttattgaaaaagcTCGAATGGATTAACATATCCCTCTCTAAAGGATTTTCCTCGACAGAATAGATATCTGCTATCACTTACATGTCTAAATAGAGAGCATCATATTAAACATAGATAATCTTCTTCGTTTCATTCTTAACAACAGTCTCTCTTTCGTTTCACCTTGAGGTCACAGTAACTTATTCTTCGGACGATGTATCTTCTGACCTAAGCAATGTTATCAGAAAATTCCAGTACCCCCTAATTTCTTCATAGATGATACCATCGACATTGTCACATTGCTAAGACTGTTGTAACCTATGTGAAGTTTGGTAACGATAGAGAAGGTAAAGAAGAGAATGGTAGAGAAGATAGTGGTCTTAATGAAGGCCaccataacatatatatatatatatatacatatatatatatatacatatatatatatatatacatatatatatatatatatacatatatatatatatatatacatatatatatatatatatatacatatatatatatatatatatatatatatatatatatatatgtatatgtatatatatatatatatgtatatgtatatgtatatgtatatgtatatatatatatatatatatatatatatatatatatatatatatatatatatatatatatatatatatatatatatatatatatatatatatatatatatatatatatatatatatatgtatatatatatatgtatatatatatatatatgtatatatatatatgtatatatatatgtatatatatatatatatgtatatatatatatatatatatatgtatatatgtatatatgtatatatgtatatatgtatatatgtatatatgtatatatgtatatatgtatatatgtatatatgtatatatgtatatatgtatatatgtatatatatatatatatgtatatatatatatatgtatatatatatatatatatatatatatgtatatatatatatatatgtatatatatatatatatgtatatatacatatatatgtatatatatatatatatgtatatatatacatatatatatatatatatatatatatatatatatatatatatatatatatatatatatatatatgtgtatatatacatatatatgtatatatatatatatatgtatatgtatatgtatatatatatatatgtatatatatatgtatatatatgtatatatatatatgtatatatatgtatatatatatatgtatatatatatgtatatatatatatatatgtatatatatatatgtatatatatatatgtatatatatatatgtatatatatatatatatatatgtatatatatatatatatacatatgtatatatatatatatgtatatatatataaatatatatatatatacatatatatatacatatatatatatatatataaatatatatatatatatacatatatatatatataaatatataaatatatatgtatatatacatatatatatatatatgtatatatgtatatatatgtatatgtatatatatatatttatatatatatatacatatatatatatatatacatatgtatatatatatatatatacatatgtatatatatatatatatatatatatatatatatatatatatatatatgtatatatgtatatacatacatatatatatatatacatatatacatatatatatatacatatgtatatatatatatatatatatatgtatatatatatatatatacatatgtatatatatatatatatgtatatatgtatatatatatatatatatacatatatatatgtatatatgtatatgtatatatgtatatgtatatatatatatatatacatatgtatacatatatacatatacatatatacatatatatatatatatatatatatatatatatatatgtatatatatatatatatatatacatatatatatgtatatatgtatatgtatatatgtatatgtatatatatatatatacatatgtatacatatatacatatacatatatacatatatatatgtatatatgtatatatatacatatatatacatatatatatgtatatatgtatatgtatatatgtatatgtatatatgtatatatatacatatgtatacatatatacatatacatatatacatatatatgtatatgtatatatatatatatatacatatgtatatatatatatatacatatgtatatatatatatgtatatgtatatatgtatatgtatatatatatatatgtatatatatatatatatacatatatatatgtatatatgtatatgtatatatgtataggtatatatatatatatatatacatatgtatacatatatacatatacatatatacatatatatatatatatgtatatatgtatatatatatatatatatatatatatgtatatatgtatatatatatatatatatatacatatatatatgtatatatgtatatgtatatatgtatatgtatatatatatatatatacatatgtatacatatatacatatacatatatacatatatatgtatatgtatatatatatatatatatacatatacatatatacatatacatatatacatatatatatgtatatatatatatatgtatatatatatatatacatatatatgtatgtatatacatatatatatatatatgtatatatatatacatatatatatatatatatatatatgtatatatatacatgtatatgtatatatatacatgtatatatatatatatacatgtatatatatacatatatatatatatatatgtatatatatatatatatgtatatatatatatatgtatgtatatatgtatgtatatatatatatatgtatgtatatatgtatgtatgtatatatatatatatatatatatatgtatgtgtatatatatatatatatatatatatatatatatatatatatatatatatatatatatgtatgtatatatatatacatacatatatatatatataaatatatatatgtatatatatatatatgtatgtatatatatatatgtatgtatatatatatatatatatatgtatgtatatgtatatatatatatatgtatatatatatatacatatatatatatgtatatatatatatatatatctccaaacCTATCTATCTTATCTCATCTCAGGTAATCTTCTCTGGGACAAATGACTTCTTACATGGATACGGCTCCCCACAAGTTCCCATGGTCAGTTAGCAAGGCTGGACTTTGTTTGCATGCATAATGATGAGGTCTGGTACAATTATATTAGTAGTACAAGTTCCAGATAGAACACAATGAttagtgatggggatataaacaggaataacctttgtataagaacaaatactagaagaccaaaatacgcagcggaataaaatggaaacacaatcaaatagaataccaagatatacgtggaaaaccccttcaatgtgaagggtaaaaaccacggggcaaactagagataatccactatgagaataatgaatatacaaatctcaatctcttgcccaaaaccctagaaacaaccacaagagaataattgggatacaaggatcacgtcactgcccacaatatctaaaacctcctcaagtaatcacagcaagagtctactgtagatttgatctaacctgagatgagaacactgctagatgattgtgaacagtctctctgcgttgtccttgtcttcttccctttctttctcttccttttctgccttgttctccttcttctctttggaatcccgtggctccaaagatctgcctcgttgctgcctttttatagctttaatctgcctctaaaacgtagccaccacacccccctaatcttaattagggttaggttaagagggggtgtgggctgtgggctgtgggctgataaagcccacatgggctgaatatgggccatcagcccaacaacctcccccttcagcccataagggaggctgtcccatgactccttaatgtgaagccataccgaccaactgtcggcatatctcctgtctttcttttggtaaggtcttcgtcaacatgtctgctccgttgtcatctgtatgaattttctgaagctgcaactgcttctcttcaactgcttcctggtaactctctggttcacctgcatcaataagcatcacatactcatctgtagagtatcttttggaaggttgacgttgtctagaagatcttctcaattgaggttctgtaggaacttgctctcctacttcttcttgctcaacatgtcctgcaggtaaatcaacatcaggctctacactattttcctgcacatctcccccatcaccctgatatactggaggaataactgggtcataatctgctaatccttctgcagaagtcttggctggtgccttcttcttcaaatcctcaaaggtttgatcctcaaagaagaccacatctctgctcctgaacaccttctgcttttctggatcccaaagcctgtaaccaaactgatcatgtgagtaaccaagaaaaatacattctttagacttaccatccagcttggacctctcattatctggaacatgtgcaaatgcacgacaaccaaacactctcaaatgcctgtaggaaacatctttccctgaccatacatgctctgcaacatcaccatctagggctgtacatggtgataagttgatcccattaactgcagtcctcaaagcctcatcccaaaaccttttgggtagcttggcctgtgaaagcatacatctgatcttttccatgatggtgcagttcatcctctctgcaattgcattatgctgaggtgtaccaggaactgtcatctcatgttggatcccatgtgacctgcaatagtcattaaacaatcccgtatactcaccaccattatctgatcttatgcatttcaatttcctttctgtctccctttcaaccctggcatgaaactctttgaagacattaattacctgatctttggtcttcaaagcataagcccaaactttcctggaaaaatcatctataaaagtgacaaaataaagtgcaccacttataccaagaacatcaacagatccaccaggagtttttgtcctcaaaggaccatatacatctgtataaacacggtctaaggcatgcatttttctagacaaagcagcactagcaaatgaaactctatgttgtttaccagccaaacaatcaatacaagggttcagatgtatacctctgagatctggcaatacctctctcttggaaagagcttgcagccccttctcgctcatgtgtcccaatcgcctatgccacaactccatactgaagtctttctctgtagcatttaactgctcaccataagctttagcctgcaacctgtacaaagtatgacatttctttccactagctataacaagagaacccttactgagcttccattgccctctgtgaaatctgctttcatactcttcatcatctagtcttccaactgaaattaaattcagcctcaagtcaaccacatgcctcacatccttaagtaccaacttgcagccaaggttggtctttaaatggatatcactcatgccaatgatgtctgctgtgccatagttgcccatcttgacaacaccaaagtttccagacctgtatgtagcaaaaaactctctccgaggtgtagcatgataagaagcacctgtgttaatcacccactcaagatcctgacacacataagaaaaaatatcattagaaggagacaaaattaaataatcaccaccctgcactgtagctgtagtattatcctttgactctgtagactccacttcttttccctttttcttgttcttcttaggttgcttacattggttcttataatgtcctttctcaccacagttatatcaaacaatatcttttcttgatcttgacttgctcctacccatacgtgaactgcttctggactttgaccttcttttgttctctgagataagtgcttgtgaatcattctgagatgttgccgaactttttcttctcaactcctcattcaacaaactgcttgttacttgactcatagtgac encodes:
- the LOC135665757 gene encoding protein trichome birefringence-like 26, which translates into the protein MALSYQRFLYSATADTSSSSENAEILAMNASTGQCDLSSGEWIPDFRDPAYSNSTCSFMSPFQDCLTNGRPDTGYLHWRWKPHGCELPRIDAIKFLNRMRNKSLGFVGDSIFRNQMESLLCLLSEVEEAVLVSHDETFQTQTWHLPSHNVTVGLIWAPFLIKSTQAISKYHIQLYLDVLDDTWTSQYHKYDYVMLSGGQWFLKETIFWENNTVVGCHYCAGNNLRELGMDYSYRRALRSVFDFVSSSDHKPLVVLRSWTPSHFEHGMWYSGGICNRTKPFKESEYTADPVGVVMRDVEEEGFQEGVRSGLRLRLLDTYHLSALRPDGHPGPYRRFHPDISKKPQNDCLHWCLPGIVDTWNDMLMEILMGEEELMSAL